The Panicum hallii strain FIL2 chromosome 5, PHallii_v3.1, whole genome shotgun sequence genome contains the following window.
GTCTCCTCACCGACCGACCAGCTTATATATCGAGATCGATTATCACGGACGAGGAAAGTAatggaaaagaaagaaaaattacACATGCAGGTGGTAAAACTCGAAACCCACATGACAGTGAAACAGTCGTCGTTGACACTATTATGTGTGGTGTGCATGGTGTGGCCACTTGCTTGGGACTTGGGAGCGCGCCCTCGTTGGGCAGCGGCGGGGGCTAGCCACGGCGGCGCACGCAGTTGTCGGGGGTGGCGTTGGCCGCCTGCAGGCGGAGGTTCTCGTAGAACTTGTTGATGAAGGCGTCGAAGTTGGAGTTGGCGCGCTCGTCGACGCCCTCCGGCTCGAGGGGGAACGGCGAGTCGGTGACGCGCAGCTGGCGGGCCCCGGCGGGGCTGCGACCGAGGCTGAGCGCCAGCATGGGCGACGGCGTGGCCCCGGCCGCGGTAGCCGGGGGCGGCGTctccccgcccgccgcgcccccggccccggccccggccccggcgGCCTCCGCGGCGCTCATCATCTCGAGCGCGCGCGCCACCTGGGCGAAGTCGAGCCCGTCGCAGCcccgggcggcgccgccgccgcgcccgcggaTCCTGAACGGGAACAGGGCGCGCACCGGCCCCGCGTACGAGTACGACGGCGTGGTCTCGCAGCTGAACTCCACGTCCCTGGGGTTGGGCGCGAACGGCAGGTCCGCGGCGGAGGCCGAGGACGCCGCCCCCGCGGCGCCGTTTCCAGTTCCTGCGCCGGCGCGAGCGGCCAccaggtggtggtggtggtgagcgCCGTGCGGGTGGTGCGCAGCGGCGACGAGGTTGCGCAGCGCCTTGCCGGCGAGCTTGCCCCGGCCGAGCAGAAGCTGGAGGTCCATCATGAGGCGCTTGCGGCAGAGGCCTCGGCGCAGCATGTGGAAGACGGCGCGGAGCACGCTCATGAGGCGCTTCCCGAACCCGGGGGGCTCcatgccgctgccgccgccggacgGCTGGATCCGCTTGTCGGGCTCGACGGCGAGATCCATGATGGTGCCGGGCTGGGAAATGCGCAGCGGGCGGGATCGCTCACGAACGAATCAGCGAGGTAGCTAGCTAGCAACCTCCGATACTCACGTGACACGAGCTCTGCTTCGCTTTCgctttgagagagagagagagagaaaagctTGGTGCTGAGCGCTGGGTGGTGGTGGAAGGAAGGAAGGCCGGGTTGATTTGCTCGGAGGCGGATGGAACGAATGGGATGAGGAGGGCGGGGGTCTATTTAAAGGCGGGAGCGGGTAtggtggtggtgctggtggtggtgggccGGTGTGGGGCCCACTGGCAGACGGGACTTAAGAATtaaggaaagggagagggagccTGAGCTGCGTGATGACAGGCTGATGAGCGAAGAGAGGGGCTCGCTCGATGCGCGGCGACTGACATGCGGGCCCGCATGCCAGTGACCAAGCTGCGGCGTGCCGTCGTTAAGCCAGGGGAGGGGAGAGCTGCGTGGTTCTGGAGCATGCTAcgtcgcgcgccgccgccgccgctgcctggTGAGCCGCCATTAGCCGGCCGGCTGACACTTTCCTCTTCGTGGCTAAGAAAGTGGTGGCCGGCCGGAGGCGCATGCAGCTAGCGTGCGcgtttcccctctctctctctctctctctctctctctctctctctctctctctctctctcatccaaaggcgctagctttcGCAACATTTGGAAaggtagctagctagctcgaTCATTCATCCTAATTATTTACGTGAAAGGATGTTTAACCATTTTGCATACCCTGCTGCTGGTCGGAGGCTAGTGTTAATAACTAGCGATTAAAGTCGCCTTCGAGGAAGCTTCCAAAGACGACGGTAGGTATATATGTACTACTAGCGCGCAGTGCTATAGTAGTATACGTGTGCATGCTACTACACCGAGGGTGAGCCTTTGCAAGTTGCTAGTTCGACCCATCTTCTTTGCAGCCTGCATGCTTGAATCTTTGGAGATGCAGGCCGTGGTGGCTGTGCAAAACTTTGCTCCTGTGGTTCTGTCGTGTAAGCAGTCCATAGTCCACACGTTTAGGTCTGCACCAGCTCCTATTACTGAGTTAAACAACAGCGCCCCAATGCACAAGTGGTGAGAACGAAGCGAGTGTCAACTGGTCGAGAAGGCGTTGGAAAAATGAATCCAGCGAGTGAAAGCGGCTGAGCCGCAGGCCTAAAGCACGCACCAGCCACCAGCGTGCCGGCTTCGCCTGGCCAGCTCGGAACAGCACCCAGCTGCCAAAAAGAAAGGCGCGAAATTACCACCGGGATACGCCATTACAAACTTCAGCTTCAGTCATACACATGCCAGCATGCCGGTTGCCTCCGGAGAATTTTATTTTCCAAAGGCAGAAAGAAGTATGTAAACAAGTATAGGATGGTCGATCAGGGCTCAGGAAAGGGCATGCTGCCTGCTGCGGATGCTGCTGGCACGGACAGAGTACCTGCAAACTGGTTAGCAACACCGGCGTGTCTCATGGAGTAAACTATTGGGAGGAACATCTGTACGTACAAGCCGATAAGACCCAGCTTTATTAGGGTCGTAGAAAAGTAATCAAAGTATTGTGTCGTACACGCACCTGTATACGGAAGTTTCCATGCATGTTTAAATACTTTTCTTTGAGAGAATGGTTAAATGATACTTCTGTCATCAGCAGGAAAAAGGAATTGGGTTGAGGGGAGAGAGAAAAATATGAGGCATGCATGTACCTGGCAAACAGAAAGAAGCtttggagagagagagattgagaGATGTCTTCCGCGTCCCTGTTTCCTAAGGCGGCATGCCGTTCTGCAGAATCCGCTTTAGCTTCCCTGTAACACACATGCAAACCTTTGATTCAGAGAGGAACAATACAACACGCATTGCTTCGACATCACATCTCAAGCCTAGACAAAATACAACAAATACAAGATCTAGACGTGCACCCGGCCCTTAGCTTTTCATTTGCATTTCCTATCGGCAGAGAAAGCAAAACACTATTCATTCGTTCCCGGTCTgcagaaaggaagaagaaagatagCTATAAATTCCGTGGCACGCAAGTGAAGAATATCTACATATGTTTATTTTCTTTGGCCGTTGTTCTTCACTTCT
Protein-coding sequences here:
- the LOC112894391 gene encoding uncharacterized protein LOC112894391; translation: MDLAVEPDKRIQPSGGGSGMEPPGFGKRLMSVLRAVFHMLRRGLCRKRLMMDLQLLLGRGKLAGKALRNLVAAAHHPHGAHHHHHLVAARAGAGTGNGAAGAASSASAADLPFAPNPRDVEFSCETTPSYSYAGPVRALFPFRIRGRGGGAARGCDGLDFAQVARALEMMSAAEAAGAGAGAGGAAGGETPPPATAAGATPSPMLALSLGRSPAGARQLRVTDSPFPLEPEGVDERANSNFDAFINKFYENLRLQAANATPDNCVRRRG